The Microbulbifer pacificus sequence ATCCATGATCGGGCGACTGCTGGACCGCGCCGTGGACGAGCGCCTCGCGGGCAGTCTGGCGCTGGCTATGCTGTCCGCCCAGCGCGGTGCGCACATCATCCGTGTCCACGATGTGGCGGCGACGGTGGATGTGCTGAAATTACAACAAGTGGTGGACTGCCCATAAGCCGGGTGGTTTGCGGCGGCCGTATGGAACCCATGCGGCCGGGAATCAGGGATATGAGAGTTACACGATGACAAGAAAATACTTTGGCACAGACGGCATCCGCGGCCAGGTAGGCGAGGGTGCTATCACCCCGGACTTCATGTTGCGCCTCGGCTACGCCGCCGGAAAAGTACTCGGTGCTAAGCGCCAGGGAAAAGGCCGCAGCCGTATCCTGATCGGCAAAGACACCCGGGTTTCCGGCTACATGTTCGAAGCTGCGCTCGAGGCGGGCCTGATCAATGCCGGTGTCGACGTCGGTCTGCTGGGCCCAATGCCCACGCCCGCCATCGCCTACCTCACTCGCACCTTCCACGCCCAGGCGGGGATCGTCATCAGCGCCTCCCACAATCCGTATCAGGATAACGGTATCAAGTTCTTTAGCTCTGACGGCAGTAAGTTGCCAGATGAGGTGGAGGCCGAAATTGAAGCCGCCCTAGACCTGCCCATGGAAACCGCCGGCGACCTCGGAAAGGCCTGGCGTATCGACGACGCCGCCGGCCGCTATATCGAGTTCTGCAAGGCCAGCACCCCGTGGCGCTACTCCCTGCAGGGCCTCAATATCGTGCTCGACTGTGCCAATGGCGCCACCTATCACATCGCCCCCAAGGTGTTCCGCGAGCTGGGCGCTGAGGTACACGCCATCGGCGTAGCGCCGGATGGCCTCAATATTAATCTGAATTGTGGCTCCACCAAGCCCCAGCAACTACAGAACGTGGTGGTGGAGCGCGGCGCCGATCTCGGCATCGCGTTCGACGGCGACGGCGACCGTGTCATGTTCGTAGACCGCCACGGCAACCTCGTCGATGGCGACCAGCTGCTGTTCCTCATTGCTATCCACCGCC is a genomic window containing:
- the glmM gene encoding phosphoglucosamine mutase, whose product is MTRKYFGTDGIRGQVGEGAITPDFMLRLGYAAGKVLGAKRQGKGRSRILIGKDTRVSGYMFEAALEAGLINAGVDVGLLGPMPTPAIAYLTRTFHAQAGIVISASHNPYQDNGIKFFSSDGSKLPDEVEAEIEAALDLPMETAGDLGKAWRIDDAAGRYIEFCKASTPWRYSLQGLNIVLDCANGATYHIAPKVFRELGAEVHAIGVAPDGLNINLNCGSTKPQQLQNVVVERGADLGIAFDGDGDRVMFVDRHGNLVDGDQLLFLIAIHRQQFLGGCNGVVGTLMSNYGFELALKERKIPFSRAKVGDRYVLEMMYKNGWTLGGESSGHIVCTDVTTTGDGIISALQVLRAVSDFGEPLDHLSQKMQMLPQHMINVRLARRDGVLEHSDVQTAVAQAESTLANDGRVLLRPSGTEPLIRVMVEGKDPVLVERLAGEIASVVERVGNV